The following are from one region of the Sulfolobales archaeon genome:
- a CDS encoding archease — protein MDSHTARIIDVDHTADVMYIVEAKSLEELFEYAALGMFRYITPDLSRVSPVIGVEVSSRGFDLENLLYRWLEDLLILHDLRGLVFSKFRVKGIYRFEEGGEQVYMLKGYAAGERFDLRRHIPGIVVKAVTYSQMSLEKTQDGMWRVSIVLDI, from the coding sequence ATGGATTCTCACACGGCGAGGATTATAGATGTAGATCATACAGCTGATGTAATGTATATAGTAGAGGCTAAGAGCCTTGAGGAGCTCTTCGAATATGCGGCTCTCGGGATGTTCAGATATATAACACCAGATCTATCTAGGGTATCACCTGTAATCGGGGTTGAGGTTTCGTCGAGAGGCTTTGATCTTGAGAATCTGCTCTATAGATGGCTTGAAGATCTATTAATACTGCATGACCTCAGAGGACTTGTATTCTCGAAGTTCCGGGTTAAAGGGATATATAGGTTTGAGGAGGGAGGGGAGCAGGTATATATGTTAAAGGGATATGCTGCTGGAGAGAGATTCGATCTGAGAAGACATATTCCCGGTATAGTTGTTAAAGCTGTCACATATTCCCAGATGTCTCTAGAGAAAACCCAGGATGGGATGTGGAGGGTCTCTATAGTTCTGGATATATAG
- a CDS encoding zinc ribbon domain-containing protein → MRFIVMMYRYALEQLHGVRIGNSKILIDGDELYLLTIIRSVEARPHRNKIYIDTNEDNVSYLIVNYDKGVAMLSKLEYNISRIRVRYRCIRRSIQRKVENPYIRNKLLAKYGSRERHRIEDRLKKVAKILGDIAEVNNATLVREDLDLKNSKKRKTRGRRLNYRLETFPYRKFFTYLDLEFAERGLSVEDEDARGTSITCPVCNHLDRRNRVGSSLFKCRKCDFTYNVHYVACLNLFSRHNDGVVAISGGRIILITREAGQVVPVNEAPNDPTTNEWVPEGEVRAQRNQGNQNIGHGQPLAFPRNT, encoded by the coding sequence GTGAGGTTCATTGTGATGATGTATAGATATGCCCTCGAACAACTCCACGGAGTTAGGATTGGGAACTCGAAGATCCTGATCGATGGCGACGAGCTCTACCTCCTAACGATTATCAGGAGTGTTGAGGCGAGGCCTCATAGAAATAAGATCTATATCGATACTAATGAGGATAATGTCTCGTACTTAATTGTTAATTATGATAAGGGGGTGGCTATGCTCTCCAAGTTAGAATATAATATTTCGAGGATCAGGGTTAGGTATAGATGTATTAGGAGGAGTATTCAGAGGAAGGTTGAGAACCCGTATATTAGAAACAAGCTCCTCGCTAAGTACGGCTCTAGGGAGAGACATAGGATCGAGGATAGACTGAAGAAAGTCGCCAAAATCCTCGGAGATATTGCTGAGGTGAACAACGCTACACTAGTTAGAGAGGATCTAGATCTAAAGAATAGTAAGAAGAGGAAGACTAGGGGTAGGAGGCTGAACTATAGGTTAGAGACATTCCCGTACAGGAAGTTCTTCACATACCTAGATTTAGAGTTTGCCGAGAGAGGATTGAGTGTTGAAGATGAGGATGCTAGAGGTACATCAATAACATGCCCGGTATGCAATCACCTTGATAGGAGGAATAGAGTGGGTAGTAGCTTGTTTAAATGCAGGAAATGCGATTTCACATACAATGTTCATTATGTCGCATGTCTAAACCTATTCTCCCGCCACAATGACGGCGTGGTAGCCATCAGTGGCGGGAGAATAATACTCATAACCCGCGAGGCGGGCCAAGTGGTGCCCGTCAATGAAGCCCCCAATGACCCCACGACTAATGAGTGGGTGCCCGAGGGGGAAGTCCGTGCCCAGAGAAACCAAGGTAACCAAAATATTGGGCACGGGCAACCACTAGCGTTTCCCAGGAATACATAA
- a CDS encoding succinate dehydrogenase/fumarate reductase flavoprotein subunit translates to MVEVLRYDVLIIGSGLAGLRAAFQAALTSKDRLRIAVISKLHAMRSHSVSAEGGISGVLYPKENNDSIELHAYDTVKGSDFLADQDAVEILVKLAPEEIKFFEHLGTPWSRLPDGRIAQRPFGGMSVPRTAFAADKTGFFMMSTLYDNLQRFENVEFFHENFVTSIILENGLFKGVTAIDMATGEYRVFLGKAGIIATGGAGRVYSFVTVAHSNTGDGIAIAYRAGIPIKDMEFVQFHPTGMVPSGVLITEAARGEGGYLINKQGERFLKRYAPQRMELAPRDIISRAIMTEIKEGRGFVHEESGLEYVHLDLRHLGEEKINERLPMIRELSRKLIGVDPVSEPIPVRPAVHYMMGGIHTDTYGQVMLDEQSTRIPNLWAAGEVASVSVHGANRLGSNALAECAVWGRLTGEAAARYAMNAPDTMLQISPTVDTAIKNEERRIFDKLLHTESNPENPYDIRRELQTMMDSLVGVFRDQKGLEEAWSRLKRLRERFSKARVENRARIYNNNLRDFLEIDFMLDVAETIVVGALNRTESRGAHYRLDYPKRDDVNWLKHTLVFYRRGEPPYISYAPVRITR, encoded by the coding sequence ATGGTTGAGGTTCTTCGCTATGATGTGCTCATCATTGGATCTGGTTTAGCTGGTTTGAGGGCTGCTTTCCAAGCAGCTCTAACCTCTAAGGATAGGTTGAGGATAGCGGTTATATCTAAGCTCCATGCGATGAGGAGTCACTCGGTAAGTGCTGAGGGGGGTATAAGCGGTGTTCTCTATCCGAAGGAGAATAACGATAGTATTGAGCTCCACGCATATGACACTGTTAAGGGAAGCGATTTTCTAGCTGATCAGGATGCTGTTGAGATTCTGGTGAAGCTTGCGCCAGAGGAGATAAAGTTCTTCGAACATCTGGGTACTCCCTGGAGTAGGTTGCCAGATGGTAGGATAGCTCAGAGACCCTTCGGAGGTATGAGTGTTCCTAGAACTGCTTTTGCAGCAGATAAGACTGGTTTCTTCATGATGAGTACTCTCTATGATAATCTACAGAGGTTCGAAAATGTTGAGTTCTTCCACGAGAACTTCGTAACATCGATCATATTGGAGAACGGACTATTCAAAGGCGTAACAGCCATAGATATGGCTACAGGAGAGTACAGGGTCTTCCTAGGTAAGGCGGGGATAATAGCTACTGGGGGGGCTGGCAGGGTATATTCATTTGTAACAGTTGCCCACTCAAACACAGGCGATGGAATCGCTATAGCCTATAGAGCTGGGATACCGATAAAGGATATGGAGTTCGTCCAGTTCCACCCAACTGGTATGGTTCCAAGTGGTGTTTTGATAACAGAGGCAGCTAGGGGGGAGGGAGGATATTTAATCAATAAGCAGGGTGAGAGGTTTCTAAAGAGATATGCTCCGCAGAGGATGGAGCTAGCCCCGAGGGATATAATTTCTAGGGCTATCATGACAGAGATCAAAGAGGGCAGGGGGTTTGTTCACGAGGAGTCTGGCTTAGAATATGTACATCTGGATCTAAGGCATCTCGGTGAGGAGAAGATAAACGAGAGGCTCCCAATGATAAGGGAGCTATCTAGAAAGCTAATAGGTGTAGACCCCGTAAGCGAGCCCATACCAGTTAGACCAGCTGTCCACTATATGATGGGGGGTATACATACAGATACATATGGCCAGGTGATGCTTGATGAGCAGAGCACCAGAATACCCAATCTATGGGCTGCGGGGGAGGTGGCATCTGTAAGCGTTCACGGGGCTAACAGGCTTGGGAGTAATGCTCTTGCTGAGTGCGCGGTGTGGGGTAGGCTTACTGGTGAGGCTGCAGCTAGATATGCTATGAATGCCCCCGACACCATGCTACAGATCAGCCCAACGGTTGATACAGCTATTAAGAATGAGGAGAGGAGGATCTTCGATAAACTCCTACACACCGAGAGCAACCCGGAGAACCCATATGATATTAGGAGGGAGCTACAGACAATGATGGATTCATTGGTAGGGGTCTTCAGAGACCAGAAGGGTCTTGAGGAGGCTTGGAGCAGGCTTAAGAGGCTGAGAGAGAGGTTCTCGAAGGCGAGGGTTGAGAATAGGGCGAGGATATATAATAATAATCTAAGGGATTTCCTAGAGATAGACTTCATGCTCGATGTAGCTGAGACAATAGTTGTGGGTGCTCTCAATAGAACAGAATCTAGAGGGGCTCACTACAGGCTTGACTATCCCAAGAGGGATGATGTGAACTGGCTTAAACACACATTGGTATTCTATAGAAGGGGGGAGCCCCCATATATTAGCTATGCACCTGTTAGGATAACTAGG